A window of Trichomycterus rosablanca isolate fTriRos1 chromosome 5, fTriRos1.hap1, whole genome shotgun sequence contains these coding sequences:
- the rab23 gene encoding ras-related protein Rab-23, producing the protein MLEEDMEVAIKVVVVGNGAVGKSSMIQRYCKGIFTKDYKKTIGVDFLERQIIVNDEDVRLMLWDTAGQEEFDAITKAYYRGAQACVLVFSTTDRESFEAISSWREKVETEVGDIPTVLVQNKIDLLDDTVIKNEEAEGLAKKLKLRFYRASVKEDLNVNEVFKYLAEKYLQRLKQQTAEDSEVVHTSGNKIGVFNTSSGHHANQNSSDQNGREVINLRPNKQRTKKNKIPFGSCRLL; encoded by the exons ATGTTGGAAGAGGATATGGAAGTGGCCATTAAAGTGGTGGTTGTGGGCAATGGTGCTGTGGGAAAGTCCAGTATGATCCAGAGATACTGCAAGGGCATTTTCACCAAGGACTACAAGAAGACCATTGGTGTGGACTTCCTGGAAAGGCAAATAAT AGTAAACGATGAGGATGTGCGGTTAATGTTATGGGACACCGCAGGTCAGGAGGAGTTTGACGCCATCACCAAAGCCTATTACAGAG GTGCCCAGGCCTGTGTTCTGGTCTTTTCCACCACTGACCGGGAGTCATTTGAGGCTATTAGCAGTTGGAGAGAAAAAGTAGAGACAGAGGTTGGCGACATTCCTACTGTTCTGGTTCAAAACAAAATCGACCTCCTGGACGATACAGTGATAAAGAA TGAGGAAGCGGAGGGTCTTGCTAAGAAGCTCAAGTTGAGGTTTTACCGGGCATCGGTTAAAGAAGATCTCAATGTCAATGAAg TCTTTAAATACCTAGCAGAAAAATACCTACAACGACTCAAGCAACAAACAGCTGAGGACTCAGAAGTAGTTCACACGTCAGGCAATAAAATTG GAGTCTTCAACACTAGCAGTGGACACCACGCAAACCAGAACTCCAGCGATCAGAACGGCCGTGAAGTCATCAATCTACGACCAAACAAGCAAAGAACAAAGAAGAATAAAATCCCTTTCGGTAGCTGCAGGCTTCTTTAG